The sequence GACCTGTGATACTGCCACTGCGGTGTATACGGCAAAACAGACAATCGTGGCCAGCGCTGATTCTTATCCATGCCGCCAATGCCCTCCCGACCATCGGAGCCATCATGACAGAGCGATTTTTACGTCCTTTGCCCTGTCGGACAGTCAGCGTTCCTGTCGCGGGATCATAATCTCCTGCCTGTAGCGCTACCAGTTCCCCAGCCCGTAGCCCGGCCCCGCACAGCGTCAGCAGTATCGCCCGATCCCTTTTCTGGCGGGTTTTATGGGGATGGACTTTTGTGGCGTCCAGTAACAGTCGCACCTCTTCCCGGCTCAGGGCGCGTCCGGTGTGTTCACTGTCTCCCCGGACAACCTTTACAGCCCGTATACGTGCCAGTGCGTCCGCATCCATCAGGCCGAGATTGAAGGCCGTCTGCGCCACGCCTTTCAGTGCCGCCAGTACCATGTTGACGGTCGCCACTGCATAGCCTTGCTCCGGCAACATGGCGCGAAGAGTTGCCACATGGACATAGCGCAGTGCGGTCCAGTTGTAGCTGTCTGCGGTGGCGTTGTGCCGGAGTATGGCGGCGCTGAGATTCAGCAGGGAGCGCATACTGCGCCGCCCGGTCGGAGCCAGTCCGTCCAGCCAGACGCTGGCGGGGTTGATAGCTGGGCGTGATGATGTTTTTTTACGTTGCTGCGGCATACAGCCTCCATTAATACACATTAAACCAAGTCAGCACGAAGTAGCCCGCTCTCTGCCATTGAGACCGTTCGGTCTCCGGCAACGATGAAATGATCCAGTACCCGCACGTCTATCAGCGCTAATGCCTTCTGGAGCGAGTGCGTGATGTTGATATCCTGCTGGCTGGCTTCCGTACTGCCCGACGGATGGTTATGCACCTTATGTGCCCTACTTTATTATGTGCCAGGGTATATTCGCAGCTGCATGGATTAAGGATTTCTGATCTTTCTCACGGCACATAATCGCAAGTCTGGTCCAGCATGACATTCCATCAACTTTTTCAGAAGGATGGTTATCATGTTGGAACATTACTTCCGGTCATTCAAAACCATTGACCACATCCAGGCCTTGTGGCTCGGACCGCAGATCGAACGTTATGCGCAATGGCTCCACGAACGGCACACCAGTCACGGCTCCGCCCGGCAACATGTTCGTGCGCTCGGACACTTCAACAACTTCGTGATTGCCAGGGGGGTTAGCCGGTTGGAAGAACTGCCCGATCATGTCGAGGCCTTT comes from Brenneria nigrifluens DSM 30175 = ATCC 13028 and encodes:
- a CDS encoding tyrosine-type recombinase/integrase, giving the protein MPQQRKKTSSRPAINPASVWLDGLAPTGRRSMRSLLNLSAAILRHNATADSYNWTALRYVHVATLRAMLPEQGYAVATVNMVLAALKGVAQTAFNLGLMDADALARIRAVKVVRGDSEHTGRALSREEVRLLLDATKVHPHKTRQKRDRAILLTLCGAGLRAGELVALQAGDYDPATGTLTVRQGKGRKNRSVMMAPMVGRALAAWIRISAGHDCLFCRIHRSGSITGQTLTTAGLTGILRQLQETAQIQPFTPHDLRRTFITRLLEQGADLNIVRQLAGHSDISTTALYDRRSATILTCASSALRF